From Camelina sativa cultivar DH55 chromosome 7, Cs, whole genome shotgun sequence, one genomic window encodes:
- the LOC104701182 gene encoding protein POLLENLESS 3-LIKE 1, producing the protein MDNLLLDLYKKSGRIQEEAELLEHKLKTLEQQDTHNGGRIIAVKRSYRKQNNKTIEQEKAQILGNLAWVHLPLHNYAIAEQYYRNALSLEPDNNKLCNLAVCLIRIDRILEAKSLLEDVRQSLGNQWSNESFWKSFERDTDMLAEREGATVADNPEELLRSSSADNISSGKVNEPKEMDRWINH; encoded by the exons ATGGATAACTTGTTACTTGATCTCTACAAG AAGTCAGGGAGGATTCAAGAGGAAGCAGAGTTGCTTGAACACAAACTGAAAACACTAGAGCAACAAGACACGCACAATGGTGGTAGGATCATAGCTGTGAAAAGAAGCTACCGGAAGCAGAACAACAAGACTATTGAGCAAGAGAAAGCGCA GATTCTAGGGAACTTAGCTTGGGTTCACTTACCGCTTCATAACTATGCAATTGCAGAGCAGTATTACAG GAATGCTTTGTCTTTGGAACCTGACAATAACAAGCTGTGCAATCTTGCGGTCTGTTTGATACGTATAGATAGAATCTTGGAAGCTAAATCTCTGCTTGAGGATGTAAGACAGTCTCTAGGAAATCAATGGAGCAACGAATCATTTTGGAAGTCTTTTGAACGGGATACTGATATGTTAGCAGAAAGAGAAGGGGCCACAGTAGCGGATAATCCAGAAGAATTGTTGAGAAGTAGCTCTGCAGATAACATCTCTTCAGGGAAAGTAAACGAACCAAAAGAGATGGATCGGTGGATCAACCATTGA